The Methanocella arvoryzae MRE50 DNA window GCTCATCATCCCGGGAGGCTCATACTACGACGTGATCGTCAACGCTTTCCTGTTCGGCCTGACCAGCATGATCCTCATCTACGGCATAGCGAGGATGAGGGGCACGAGTCAGGCAACCCTGATCCTGTCGGGCGTCGTCATCGGGTACATCTTTCAGGCAGGGGTGCTGATCCTCAAGTACTGGTCGAACAACGACAGGCTTAAAGACCTGGAGATCTGGCTTATGGGCGGCATGTGGGGCGCCAACTGGGACGCCATCACCATACTGCTTCCCATCACCGCAGTATGCGTCATCCTCCTGTGCCTGAAGGCATGGGATCTGAACGCCTTATCCGCCGGGGACGACATCGCGAAGAACCTCGGTATCAGGGTCGAGCGGCTGCGGATCTACTGCCTGCTGATCGCCACAGTGGCCGCTTCGAGCTGCCTCGCGTTCACGGGCGTCATCGGGTTCATCGGGCTGATGGCCCCGCACATCTGCAGGATGCTCATAGGCAACGATCACAGGTACCTGATACCCTGCTCCGCGCTCATGGGCGGCCTGATCCTGCTGGTATCGGACACTTTCGCCCGGACCATCCTTAGCCCTATCGAAATACCGGTGGGTATCATCATGTACATCGCCGGAGGCATCTTCTTCATGTACCTGATCCTGAGAGGCAAGGACAACCACATCTACTGAGGTATCACACCATGGAGCTGAAAATCGACGGCCTGGAAGTAAAATACGGGAGCCACAAGGCGCTGGACGGAGTCAGCTTCACTGTGGGCGAGGGCGAAGTAGTGGGCGTCGTCGGGCCGAACGGATCGGGCAAAAGCACGCTCATCAGATGTATAGCGCAAATTCATAAGCCG harbors:
- a CDS encoding FecCD family ABC transporter permease, whose translation is MKGQAQTATGDVDQLYRKSYMRRVSLLIIVFGLLVGASLVAASVGTAKITIPDVFLSIMHAAAEKTAGIPVLGSVFALFGPPENGIAQVIVVNMRLPRILLAMLAGISLAVAGTVMQGTLRNPLVSPFTLGLASAASFGAAITIVTGAGILGLIIPGGSYYDVIVNAFLFGLTSMILIYGIARMRGTSQATLILSGVVIGYIFQAGVLILKYWSNNDRLKDLEIWLMGGMWGANWDAITILLPITAVCVILLCLKAWDLNALSAGDDIAKNLGIRVERLRIYCLLIATVAASSCLAFTGVIGFIGLMAPHICRMLIGNDHRYLIPCSALMGGLILLVSDTFARTILSPIEIPVGIIMYIAGGIFFMYLILRGKDNHIY